A stretch of the Sphingobacterium thalpophilum genome encodes the following:
- a CDS encoding 7-carboxy-7-deazaguanine synthase QueE, producing the protein MSNQVPEDGTRLPLMEEFYTIQGEGYHTGTAAYFIRLGGCDVGCHWCDVKESWDASIHPLTAADAIIENAKKYPAKTVVITGGEPLIYNLDYLTKGLHVAGIKTFIETSGAYPLSGEWDWICLSPKKFKAPRKDVLDAAGELKVIVFNKSDFAWGEQYAQLVGPDCRLYLQPEWSKSKEMTPLIIDYVKENPKWDISLQTHKYLNIP; encoded by the coding sequence ATGTCGAATCAAGTACCTGAAGACGGAACACGATTGCCTTTGATGGAAGAGTTCTACACCATCCAAGGAGAAGGATATCACACCGGGACGGCCGCTTATTTCATACGGCTGGGCGGCTGTGACGTGGGTTGCCATTGGTGCGACGTAAAGGAAAGTTGGGATGCTTCTATTCATCCCCTGACAGCAGCAGATGCTATCATTGAAAATGCTAAAAAATATCCGGCGAAAACAGTGGTCATTACCGGTGGTGAGCCACTTATCTATAATCTGGATTATCTGACCAAAGGACTGCACGTCGCCGGTATCAAAACGTTTATCGAAACATCCGGCGCTTATCCATTAAGTGGGGAGTGGGACTGGATATGTCTGTCACCGAAAAAATTCAAGGCTCCAAGAAAGGATGTACTCGACGCTGCCGGAGAATTAAAAGTCATTGTTTTCAACAAAAGTGATTTTGCCTGGGGTGAACAATATGCCCAGCTGGTCGGTCCCGACTGTAGACTATACCTGCAACCGGAATGGTCCAAGTCGAAAGAGATGACGCCGCTCATCATAGATTATGTCAAAGAAAACCCCAAGTGGGATATCTCTTTACAGACGCACAAGTACTTAAATATTCCATAA